One segment of Thermococcus profundus DNA contains the following:
- a CDS encoding V-type ATP synthase subunit F: MKIAVMGDPDTALGFRLAGVHEVYSFGSTPLELERANNKLRELIERDDVGIILITEGLAQSMDIPEVKFPIILQVPDKSGSRFGEAQLREIVRRAIGVELKR, from the coding sequence ATGAAGATCGCTGTTATGGGAGACCCCGATACCGCCCTCGGCTTCAGGCTGGCAGGTGTTCACGAGGTTTATTCCTTTGGATCTACCCCTCTCGAACTTGAGAGGGCCAACAACAAGCTCAGGGAGCTTATAGAGAGGGATGATGTCGGCATAATCCTCATAACCGAGGGGTTAGCTCAGAGTATGGACATTCCGGAAGTGAAGTTTCCGATCATCCTTCAGGTGCCGGACAAGTCCGGTTCGAGGTTTGGAGAGGCCCAGCTGAGGGAGATAGTTAGAAGGGCCATAGGTGTTGAGCTGAAGAGGTGA
- a CDS encoding V-type ATP synthase subunit K (produces ATP from ADP in the presence of a proton gradient across the membrane; the K subunit is a nonenzymatic component which binds the dimeric form by interacting with the G and E subunits), whose translation MEPIVYVSLGAALAAGLAGAASAFGVGVAGAAAAGAVAEDEKNFKNALILEGLPMTQSIYGLITLFLILMSSGIIGGSFKFEHDLIKSAILMGAGLTVGLTGLSAIPQGIISGASIGAVAKNPKTFTQGIIFAAMAETMAIFGLVGALIMIATGVGL comes from the coding sequence ATGGAACCGATAGTTTACGTATCCCTCGGAGCGGCACTCGCCGCGGGTCTTGCCGGAGCCGCCTCGGCTTTCGGTGTAGGTGTTGCAGGTGCAGCGGCTGCAGGAGCAGTGGCAGAGGACGAGAAGAACTTCAAGAACGCCCTCATCCTTGAGGGTCTGCCAATGACCCAGAGCATCTACGGGCTCATCACACTGTTCCTCATCCTGATGAGCTCGGGAATCATCGGCGGTAGCTTCAAGTTCGAACACGACCTCATCAAGAGCGCCATCCTCATGGGCGCTGGTCTTACCGTTGGCCTCACCGGCCTCTCGGCTATCCCGCAGGGTATCATCTCTGGTGCCAGCATCGGTGCCGTAGCCAAGAACCCGAAGACCTTCACCCAGGGCATCATCTTCGCCGCTATGGCCGAGACCATGGCCATCTTCGGTCTCGTCGGTGCCCTCATCATGATAGCCACCGGCGTTGGCCTCTGA
- a CDS encoding V-type ATP synthase subunit C, with the protein MGAETTVTAILDTTLGVIFTWLGWKTYKILWKYTPYSYPNARINAMEAKLLSEQRFNELAESRTLQNFIVNLEDTDYKAHLTSVPEDPVEVEKAFERALAATYLLMKEILPDRVSGFFRLLLEEWDVRNIANVVKAKVMGEPAVDYVIDIGTMVPKVRAMAEAKTMEEILVILEGTPYEEFYQKLLLGEIGVSEFETALYRVYYSKLLNYAMERKDEERAILEEFVRTKIDIRNIMTLLRAKRAGLSGEAIKPHLIPGGSVRLDTALNVDDLGMALAELDSTKYGRALRDVRERIERDLSLVEVVLRDHLMKRMGELTRFYPLSVATPLAYVMKKEREIRKLKAIAKLIADGVEPERIKAIITGEESS; encoded by the coding sequence ATGGGAGCAGAGACGACCGTGACGGCCATACTAGACACGACCCTGGGGGTCATATTCACCTGGCTGGGCTGGAAGACCTACAAGATACTCTGGAAGTACACTCCCTACTCCTACCCGAACGCGAGGATAAACGCAATGGAGGCGAAGCTCCTCAGTGAACAGCGGTTCAACGAGCTGGCCGAGAGCAGGACCCTTCAGAACTTCATAGTCAACCTTGAGGACACTGACTACAAGGCCCATCTCACCTCGGTCCCGGAGGATCCAGTTGAGGTGGAGAAGGCCTTTGAGAGAGCCCTGGCAGCTACGTACCTCCTGATGAAGGAGATCCTCCCCGACAGGGTTAGCGGATTCTTCCGCCTGCTCCTCGAGGAGTGGGACGTCAGGAACATAGCCAACGTTGTTAAGGCCAAGGTCATGGGAGAACCCGCCGTTGACTACGTTATCGACATTGGGACTATGGTTCCCAAGGTCAGGGCAATGGCAGAGGCAAAGACGATGGAGGAAATCCTCGTTATACTCGAAGGCACTCCATACGAGGAATTCTACCAGAAGCTTCTCCTCGGTGAGATCGGTGTCAGTGAGTTTGAGACGGCGCTCTACCGGGTCTACTACTCAAAACTGCTCAACTACGCCATGGAGCGCAAAGACGAGGAGAGAGCGATCCTCGAGGAGTTCGTCAGGACGAAGATAGACATAAGGAACATAATGACCCTGCTGAGGGCCAAGAGGGCGGGCCTTTCCGGCGAGGCTATAAAACCCCACCTGATACCCGGCGGAAGCGTCAGGCTCGACACTGCTTTGAACGTTGACGATCTGGGCATGGCGCTGGCTGAGCTCGACTCCACGAAGTACGGCAGGGCCCTCAGGGATGTCCGTGAGAGGATAGAGAGGGATCTCAGCCTCGTCGAGGTCGTTCTCAGGGATCATCTGATGAAGAGAATGGGCGAGCTCACGAGGTTCTACCCGCTCAGCGTGGCCACGCCCCTAGCGTACGTAATGAAGAAGGAGCGCGAGATCAGGAAGCTTAAGGCCATCGCAAAGCTGATAGCCGATGGTGTTGAGCCCGAGAGGATCAAGGCCATCATAACGGGGGAGGAGTCGTCATGA
- a CDS encoding V-type ATP synthase subunit E, which yields MEGAELIIQEIHKEAEQKVQYILNEAREEAEKIKEEAKKRAEAQAEWILRKAKTQADVEKQRIIANARLEVRKKKLAVQESLIREVLSALEERLANLPEDEYFDVLVKLVREAVEELGVGSVVIRSNERTLKIIESRLDELSKAVGAEIDLGEPVDVIGGVIVEGRDGRVRVDNTFDARIERMGNELRAEIAKALFG from the coding sequence ATGGAGGGTGCAGAACTCATCATCCAGGAGATCCATAAGGAGGCCGAGCAGAAGGTTCAGTATATCCTCAACGAGGCCAGGGAAGAGGCTGAGAAGATCAAGGAGGAGGCGAAGAAGAGGGCGGAGGCCCAGGCTGAGTGGATCCTCAGGAAGGCCAAAACCCAGGCTGACGTTGAGAAGCAGAGGATAATAGCCAACGCGCGGCTTGAAGTTAGGAAGAAGAAGCTCGCGGTGCAGGAGAGCCTCATAAGGGAAGTCCTGAGCGCGCTGGAGGAGAGGCTCGCCAACCTTCCGGAGGATGAGTACTTCGACGTCCTCGTAAAGCTCGTCAGGGAGGCTGTTGAGGAACTCGGCGTCGGCTCCGTCGTCATCCGCTCCAACGAGAGAACCCTGAAGATCATTGAGTCCAGACTCGACGAGCTCTCAAAGGCGGTGGGGGCTGAAATTGATCTCGGCGAGCCGGTGGATGTCATCGGCGGTGTCATCGTTGAGGGCAGGGACGGAAGGGTTAGGGTTGACAACACCTTTGACGCTAGGATAGAGAGGATGGGCAACGAGCTGAGGGCCGAGATAGCCAAGGCTCTCTTCGGGTGA